The Bacteriovorax sp. PP10 nucleotide sequence GGTGGTGAGTAATGGAAGTGTTGGAACAGTTTTTAAAATAGAGCTTCCCAAAATAGCTTCTAATAAAATAGAAACGGCCTGATTTACATTTTCCCAATGAAAAACAAGAGTGTTTATAAAATTATTTTAAACAGCTTCGTTTCAAAAACATCATTTTAATAAGAAAAAAATTCCATTCTAATTCAACCTATTTCACGATGTGTTGCCACAAATCGTCGCTATCTTTTTTTGGCAATCTAAGGCGATCTATACTTATAACTGATTAAATTTAATCAAATGATTGGCGCTTAATTAACTGATCTGATCAGTACCTTGTACTTGAATTAGACTTTAATAACGAAGGCCAGTTGTTTGTATTCATTATTTTCGTAACTAAAGTTTAGTTGCTAGATAACGATACATAAATAAATGCTGATTAATAATTAAGGATTCGTTTTATGTCGCTTAAAAATAAAATTGTTCAAAGTGAAAGAATAATCACAGATAAAATCACGATTGTGTGTTTTATGTTTGTAATGATTTTTTCTTTTGGATGTATAAATGAAATAAGAGTTACATTGCCATCAAAAAAAACAGATGGATTCAATCCAACAATCTCAAACGTAGAAGTCATTAATAACCAGGTTATCATCACTGGAAATAATCTTGATAAAGTTTCTGGTTTTGATATTAAAGAAGGGGCCACAGTTAATAATCTTGTTATTGAATCGAAAACAGTTCATAGAATTATTGCCAACACTACCGCAAGCGTAGTGTTTTCTGCAGGGAAAATACTAGACTTCGTTTTTTCAAACGCACAGGCCGCTTCAACTTTTACAGTTAACTTTTCTCTTTGCGACTCAACTTTAGGCGGCAAGGCATTTAACTGCGGACTGGTTCCAACAAGTGGACAAGTTTTAGCATGGGATGATTTTACTGGTAAGTGGCAACCAAAAACAATCTATGGTGTGAATTATGTCGGGACATGGGATCCGACAACTAATGCACTTCCAGCGAATCGCTCACTGACAGTGAGTGGAGACTACTTTATAGTTAGCGAAGCAGGAACAGTTGGAGCAGTCAATTATGCTGCCGGTGACTGGATCGTGTGGAACCATACATTACAAGTTTTCGAAAAAGTTGAGACATCAGTTTTAATAGGCTCAGGGACACCTGCACACGCCGAAGGTGATTATGATCTTACTGACCTGGGTGATGTTGTCATTACGACTCCAACGAATGGGCAGATTTTAAAATTCAATGGGACGACATGGGTTAATACCGCAGCTCCAACAATAACTGAAACAGATCCAAACGTTCAGGCCTTTGCAAAATCTGCATTACCTGCATGTACAGGAGCGCAAGTTTTAGGTGTAAGCGCCGGAGCATTTGCCTGCGTGACTCCAGCTGGTGGAGGATCGACGAATCTAACAACTCCTAATAAAGTTGTAGTGACAGATGCTAGCGGTGATATAGCAGTAGCGACAGCATCAACAACTGAAGTTAATTATTTAGTTGGTGTGACGAGTTTAATTCAAACTCAGTTAGATGCAAAAGCTGCATCTTCTTCAATCGTAGACTGGTCAGCATACGGAGTTGCTCCCACAATTGATCCTTCAAGATTAAGTCTATTAGTCGCAAACGCGAGTAAAGCAGTTGTGACAGATGCAAGCGGAATGATTGTGGCTTCCGCGACGACAGCAGCACAAATTGGATATTTATCAACGCTTACATCAGATGTGCAGACTCAGCTTACAGCGAAGCAAGCGACATTAACTGGAGCTTCAACCATTCCAGGTTCAAAAATGCGCGTCTATAATGCTGCTGGAACTTTTTATACAGAAATTACTTCTGCTACAACTTCAAATAGAAATTTCATCTTACCAGATGCCAATGGGGCCTCTGGAAATGTTTTATCTACGGATGGAGCCGGAACTCTTTCATGGGTAGCTCCATCAGCTTCGGGAATTACAAATGTAAACGGTAAAACAACTTCAACCGTAACACTTACAACTTCAGATATAGCTGAAGGTACAAATGAGTATCATACAAGTGCAAAAGTGCGCGCAGTAACATTAACAGGATTATCAACAGCAACTTCAACTGATGTCGTGGCCGGTGATACATTTCTCGTGGCCGTAGGTAAATTACAAGCTAAAGCGAGTGCCGTTATGAGTTCTGTTATTGGAACGATTACGACTTCTAATACAGTGATTGCAGCATCGGATACATTGATTGCGGCACTTGGTAAATTGCAAGGACAGGTGAATGCTCTTATTACCTCAGATGGAAACAAACTTTCAAAAACTGGCGGAGATACATTAGCTGGGCCTTTAACAGTATCCGGGATTACAGCAGATATTATCGTTCGAACGACTCCAATGCTTGGAACTTCAGTCGTTAATCAGGACTATGTTACGAGTGCAATTACAACGGCAACTGGTGCCATTACAAGTTCACAATGGACGACAAGTTCGGCCAATGTTTATTTTACGAACATTGCAGCGGGATATGTAGGAATTGGTACCAACTCGCCGGCCTCAAAACTGGAAGTTAAAAACGGATCGATCACAACAGCATACTCAGCAATCACAACCAGAGCTGTCGATTTTTCTACCGCCAATGTGATTTCAACAAATGCAGCAGCTGGAACTGTTGCTTTCACAAATATGAAAGATGGAACAAGTTATACTCTGATCATTCAAAATACCGGTAGCTATGTTCTTGATGGTTCTGCTGGTACTGTTGGTATTTCATCATGGAGATGTGCTCCTGCTTGTGCAAGTAATACGATTAGCAATTCAAGTGGACATGTACTTATTACGATGTTGAAGGCCGGTACAGTTGGATACGTAAGCTACATCAGTGACATGTAATAATATAATTGCGGAATAAAAAACAATGAATTTCTTTTTAAGCACATTATTTATTCTCTTATCATTTACTGTCCAGGCCGGAGGAATTCTTCCAATGGCAGGCTTTAGCCAACCTTCTACATTAAAAGTAAAACAAATCTCCACTGGAATGGATTTTAATTGTGCGCTTTTAGAAGATGGATCACTAAAGTGCTGGGGAAAAAATGACAACGGAGAATTAGGTCAGAAGACGGCCATCCTTGTTCCCAATGCGGACCCTGCACAGATTGTTTGGGACCATATGGGTGATGTTGCCGGTGAGATGGAAAAACTTCCTTCAATTAATTTTGGTGTGGGAAAAAAAGTCTTACAGGTTTCTGCGGGAGGCGATTCTACTTGCGCGATTATGGAAAATTCTCGAATCAAGTGTTGGGGAAATAATTCAGTTGGACAGCTCGGTTATGGAGATACAGACAATAGAGGAATGACAGACGCAGAAATGTTGGCATTACCTGATGTGGACTTAGGTGACGATTCTGGAAGACCATACACTGCACTTCAAGTTTCTCAAGGCTCAAATCATACATGCGCTATTTTAGATAATTCAAAAATAAAATGCTGGGGTTATAACAATTTTGGAATGCTTGGGATCGAAAATAATGACATTCATGGTGATGTGCCGGGAACGATGGGAAATAATTTACCATTCGTAAATTTGGGGACGGATGGTGGAGGGAGAGAATTAAAAGCAGTTCAAATCGTTGCTGGTTTTGCTCTTACATGTGCTTTACTCGATGACTCTTCAGTAAAATGTTGGGGTGCTAACTTCTCAGGACAATTAGGTGAAGGTGATACAAACTGGAAAGGGGACGGTGTTGGAGAAATGGGAAATGGCAGACCCGCCATCAATTTAGGTACTGGATTAAAAGCACGACAAATTTCAACCAATGGAGAATTTGTGTGTGCTCTTTTAAATAACGGGCAAATTAAATGCTGGGGAAATAACGGAAACTATCAAGTAAAAACTGGAAATAACACTAACCACATTGGTGATCAGGCCAATGAGATGGGCGATAATCTAGTCGCATTAAATCTTGGTACCAATGTGAAAGCAATTCAAGTAGCAGCGTCATCTGATCATGTATGTGCATTGATAGATGATGGAGGTGTGAAGTGCTGGGGTTACAACGGGTATGGGCAATTAGGAAAAGGGCATACAAATATCATCGGTAGTTCGGCAGCACAAATGGGCGATAATCTTTTGCCAATTGATTTAGGTACAAATAAAAAGGCGATTCAGATATCGGCCAGTGCATATAATTCATGCGCTCTTCTTAGTGATGGTTCACATAAGTGCTGGGGGGTAAATAATATGGGCCAACTTGGAAAAGGCAATACAAGTAGTATTGGTGTTTCTGCCGGACAGATGGGTGATAGTTTACTTCCTATCAAGATGGGAAAACGTACATCAAGACTTTTAAGAGTGGCAGGAACTAAGGCAAAAATAAGTCATGCTCACCAAGGAATTAAAACAGTCGAGAGTACTACTAATCACGCTTGTGCAATTTTAGAAAATTTAAAATTGAAATGCTGGGGACTTAGTGGATGGGGAGAGCTTGGATATAGCAATACAACGAGTAAAGGGGATGTCGCAGGGACCATGGGGAATGCCTTACTTGAAGTTGATCTTGGCACAAATGCTATTGTAAAAATGGTCGCGATTGGCCAGTCTCATACATGTGCATTGATGGGAGACTCTCAGATAAAATGTTGGGGAAGAAATACTGCCGGAGCTTTGGGCTATGGAGATAATACTCAACGTGGGCACACTACTGGTACAATGGGGGCAGCACTTACCAATATTAACCTGGGAGCAAACGTGAAGGCATTACAAGTCACTGCTGGTTATGATTCTTCATGTGCTCTCTTGGATGACTCTACAGTAAAATGCTGGGGCCTGAATTCTTATGGACAGCTTGGCCAGACAACAAGTGCTGATACCAATTCGATACCTGCTAGTGCAATTGTTCTGGGAGAAAAAGTATTATCGATTTCAAGTGGAGTCTATTCTAATTGTGCTATTTTATTTTCCGGAAACGTTAAGTGTTGGGGAAGAAATAATATGGGACAATTGGGGCAAAATAATACTTCCAATTATGGTTTTACCGGCTATGCAATGTCATCTCTTGGAAATATTAATTTGGGAACTGGAAGGACCGCTTTAAGTATTGTTATTGGAGATGAACATGCGTGTGCAATTTTGGATAACTCTTCTGTAAAATGTTGGGGGTCAAACAGTAGTGGACAACTTGGTCTTGGAACATCAGTGGCCAAGGTTGGAAATGCTGCTGGAGATATGACAGGACTTGCTACTGTCAATTTAGGTAGCAGGAAAGCAAAACAACTTGCTCTTGGCACATTACATACATGTGTATTGACAGAAATTGGAACAGTTCTTTGTTGGGGTTCGAATTCAAATGGTCAATTAGGTGTTGGAAATACAACCTCAAAAGGAACGGCCGCTGCTGACATGGGAACTAACCTGGTTGCAGTGGACTTCGGGGCCGGAAGATTTGCGACTCAAATAAGTGCCGGGTTACAGCATACATGCGCAGTTTTAGATGATTCAAGCGTAAAATGTTGGGGAAATGGTATTTATGGATCTTTAGGACAAAATGGAACAGCTGATATAGGAAAAACATCTGCTAATGAAATATCTTTGCTTATGCCAATTAATTTAGGGACTGGAAAATAAAAAAAACTAAAAAGTTTTAAACTGTACCGAATGTTTTGCTTTAGATACAATTTTTGTATCTACTCACAATGTCGGAGTTTAAAAATGTCACAATCAAATACACAAAAATTTAGAGAAGCGAGAGACTACCTGCTTAAGAATAGACTTGATTACAATAAAGTAATTAAAGAGTTCAAATGGCCAGCATTCGATGATTTCAACTGGGCACGTGATTGGTTTGATGTGTACGCAGGAGAAACAAATAAAACTGCTCTATGGATTAAAAGAGATGGCGAAAGCGATTCAAAATTAACTTATGCAGAGTTATCAGAGCGATCAAATAAACTTTCGTCTTACTTGCAAAAAATTGGCGTGCAAAAAGGTGATCGCATTATCGTACTACTTCCGAATATTGTCGCAACATGGGAGATGACTTTAGCTGCGATTAAAATTGGCGCAGTCCTGGTTCCGACTTCAGTACTGGCCACTAAAGGGGAAATCACTGACAGGATAAGCAGATGTCATGCAAAGTTCTTAGTCACTGAAGCTTCATGCATGGATAAAATTTCTGATGAATTTGTTATTACTAAAATCCTGGTCGGGCCTCCTGTGAGAGGATGGCTCAGTTACGAAGACGCTTACAGCGAAAAAAATAATTACAACATCATTACAACCAAAGCAACCGACCCACTTCTTTTATATTTTACGTCAGGAACAACTTCAAAAGCTAAACTTGTTCAACATACGCATCAAAGTTATCCAGTAGGACATTTTTCAAGTATGTACTGGATCGGAATTCAGGAGAATGATATTCACCAAAATATCAGTTCACCTGGTTGGGCCAAACATGCATGGAGCAGCTTCTTTGCACCATTCAATGCTGGGGCAACTAATTTTGTTCACGACTACGCACGCTTTGATGCCAAAACGACGATCAATTATTTAAGTGAATGCAAAGTAAATACTCTTTGTGCTCCACCGACAGTTTGGAGAATGTTAATTCTTGAAGAATTAGGAAAAGTACCAAGTGCACTTCGTGAAGCGGCCAGTGCTGGTGAGCCATTAAATCCTGAAGTTATCGAAGAAATTCAAGCAGCATGGGGAATTACAATCAGAGATGGTTACGGTCAATCGGAGACGACTGCTCAAATTGGAAATACACCAGGACAGTTTATAAAATTAGGAAGCATGGGAAGACCACTTCCTGGTTATAGCATTGCTTTACTGGATGCCGACTATAATGAAGTTAAAGATGGTGAAGTGGCCATTAGGCTTGCAGCTAATCCTATTGCACTCATGGATGGTTACATGGATGACATGGAGAAAACCAAAGAGGTCATGAGGAATGGATATTACCGCACAGGGGATGAAGCTACGATGGATAAAGATGGTTATATCTTTTTCGTTGGACGCGGAGATGATGTTTTTAAAAGTTCGGATTATAGGATAAGTCCATTTGAGTTGGAGAGTGTGCTGATCGAGCATCCATATGTGGCAGAAGCTGCAGTCGTTCCGAGCCCTGATGACCTAAGAACAAACTTGCCGAAGGCCTTTATCGCACTGGTTCCAGGCGTTGAAATGACAAAAGAAGTTGCGGAAGAAATCCTATTATATGCAAAGGAGCATCTACCCCCTTATAAAAGAATCAGAAAAGTTGAGTTTACTGTTTTACCTAAAACGATTTCAGGGAAAATCCGCCGGGTTGAATTACGTAATTTGGAAAAGGATAGGATTAAGCAAGGTCTCAGAGGGGAAAATGAGTATTTTTTGAGCGATTTTACAAGGCGTGAAATAAAGGAATAAGTATGAAGATCATTAATTTTGAAAAACTAGAAGAAGCCGTTTTTAAATTTTCAGGCGATAGAGATTGGGATCAGTTCCACTCAATTAAAAATCTGGCAATGGCCTTAAGTGTGGAGTCGTCTGAATTAGTCGAAATCTTCCAATGGATGAAAGAAGAAGATTCTAACAAAATCACTTCTGATGAAACGAAGTTCCCAAAAGTAAAAGATGAGATCGCCGATATCTTTATTTATCTCATCAGGCTTTCTTCGAAGTTAAATATCAACCTGGAAGAAGCGGTCATGGAAAAGATGAAAAAGAATATTGAAAAGTATCCGGTTGATCAGTTTAAAGGTTCTTCAAGAAAGTATAACGAATAAGTTAATTCCATTTTATTGGCAGTTGATTTGAAACTGATAGTATAAAGTCAGGAGATCTTATGAAAATAAAACTTACTTTAATTGTGGCAGGTCTTTTAATTATCGTGATCGCCATTTTGGGTGTTATTGCTCCAACTCATTTTGTGATTGAAAAATCGGTGAGTATTGAGAAACCAAGATTTGTTGTTTTTGATAAGATAAGA carries:
- a CDS encoding RCC1 domain-containing protein; protein product: MNFFLSTLFILLSFTVQAGGILPMAGFSQPSTLKVKQISTGMDFNCALLEDGSLKCWGKNDNGELGQKTAILVPNADPAQIVWDHMGDVAGEMEKLPSINFGVGKKVLQVSAGGDSTCAIMENSRIKCWGNNSVGQLGYGDTDNRGMTDAEMLALPDVDLGDDSGRPYTALQVSQGSNHTCAILDNSKIKCWGYNNFGMLGIENNDIHGDVPGTMGNNLPFVNLGTDGGGRELKAVQIVAGFALTCALLDDSSVKCWGANFSGQLGEGDTNWKGDGVGEMGNGRPAINLGTGLKARQISTNGEFVCALLNNGQIKCWGNNGNYQVKTGNNTNHIGDQANEMGDNLVALNLGTNVKAIQVAASSDHVCALIDDGGVKCWGYNGYGQLGKGHTNIIGSSAAQMGDNLLPIDLGTNKKAIQISASAYNSCALLSDGSHKCWGVNNMGQLGKGNTSSIGVSAGQMGDSLLPIKMGKRTSRLLRVAGTKAKISHAHQGIKTVESTTNHACAILENLKLKCWGLSGWGELGYSNTTSKGDVAGTMGNALLEVDLGTNAIVKMVAIGQSHTCALMGDSQIKCWGRNTAGALGYGDNTQRGHTTGTMGAALTNINLGANVKALQVTAGYDSSCALLDDSTVKCWGLNSYGQLGQTTSADTNSIPASAIVLGEKVLSISSGVYSNCAILFSGNVKCWGRNNMGQLGQNNTSNYGFTGYAMSSLGNINLGTGRTALSIVIGDEHACAILDNSSVKCWGSNSSGQLGLGTSVAKVGNAAGDMTGLATVNLGSRKAKQLALGTLHTCVLTEIGTVLCWGSNSNGQLGVGNTTSKGTAAADMGTNLVAVDFGAGRFATQISAGLQHTCAVLDDSSVKCWGNGIYGSLGQNGTADIGKTSANEISLLMPINLGTGK
- a CDS encoding nucleotide pyrophosphohydrolase — protein: MKIINFEKLEEAVFKFSGDRDWDQFHSIKNLAMALSVESSELVEIFQWMKEEDSNKITSDETKFPKVKDEIADIFIYLIRLSSKLNINLEEAVMEKMKKNIEKYPVDQFKGSSRKYNE
- a CDS encoding AMP-binding protein; translation: MSQSNTQKFREARDYLLKNRLDYNKVIKEFKWPAFDDFNWARDWFDVYAGETNKTALWIKRDGESDSKLTYAELSERSNKLSSYLQKIGVQKGDRIIVLLPNIVATWEMTLAAIKIGAVLVPTSVLATKGEITDRISRCHAKFLVTEASCMDKISDEFVITKILVGPPVRGWLSYEDAYSEKNNYNIITTKATDPLLLYFTSGTTSKAKLVQHTHQSYPVGHFSSMYWIGIQENDIHQNISSPGWAKHAWSSFFAPFNAGATNFVHDYARFDAKTTINYLSECKVNTLCAPPTVWRMLILEELGKVPSALREAASAGEPLNPEVIEEIQAAWGITIRDGYGQSETTAQIGNTPGQFIKLGSMGRPLPGYSIALLDADYNEVKDGEVAIRLAANPIALMDGYMDDMEKTKEVMRNGYYRTGDEATMDKDGYIFFVGRGDDVFKSSDYRISPFELESVLIEHPYVAEAAVVPSPDDLRTNLPKAFIALVPGVEMTKEVAEEILLYAKEHLPPYKRIRKVEFTVLPKTISGKIRRVELRNLEKDRIKQGLRGENEYFLSDFTRREIKE